A genomic region of Rhodanobacter sp. contains the following coding sequences:
- a CDS encoding FecR family protein — MDTIDQHFDEHLLLTAADWWTRLRDPHGAEASVEQWLDWTEQDERHLAAFEYIAAFGEGIGLLDADTRRRLLAEFAAKPASMPAAAAAPRRHWWPTAAAAAALAVAIGGGVLLWGRSDGGAMTLATYASAVGQNREVVLPDGSKVTLGGASRLSIRFAGDERHVALEAGEAYFQVVHDAQRPFEVAAGGITVRDIGTAFDVRRDGSGVAVAVTEGQVRVTAADNASRTLDAGAEQRVAWDAATDTLQLGTTTPEQAIGWRQHRLEFVNEPLSVVIASVNRYSAKPVRLDGAAVAGLGFTGTVRTDEIGNWLHALPQVFPLQVQEGEHAVTLSANKVPAQRR; from the coding sequence ATGGACACCATCGACCAGCATTTCGACGAACACCTGCTGCTGACCGCCGCCGACTGGTGGACGCGCCTGCGCGACCCGCACGGCGCCGAGGCCAGCGTGGAGCAATGGCTGGACTGGACCGAACAGGACGAGCGCCATCTGGCCGCGTTCGAATACATCGCCGCGTTCGGCGAGGGCATCGGCCTGCTGGACGCCGACACGCGCCGGCGCCTGTTGGCCGAGTTCGCGGCCAAGCCCGCTTCCATGCCAGCAGCTGCTGCCGCGCCGCGCCGGCACTGGTGGCCGACGGCGGCTGCAGCCGCTGCCCTGGCCGTGGCCATCGGCGGGGGTGTGCTGCTGTGGGGACGTTCGGATGGCGGCGCCATGACCCTGGCGACCTATGCCAGCGCCGTCGGGCAGAACCGCGAGGTCGTGCTTCCGGACGGCAGCAAGGTCACGCTGGGTGGCGCCAGTCGCCTGAGCATCCGCTTCGCGGGCGATGAGCGCCACGTGGCGCTGGAAGCGGGCGAGGCGTATTTCCAGGTGGTGCACGATGCGCAGCGCCCGTTCGAGGTGGCCGCCGGCGGCATCACGGTGCGCGACATCGGTACCGCCTTCGATGTACGCCGCGACGGCAGCGGCGTGGCCGTGGCGGTGACCGAAGGCCAGGTGCGGGTGACGGCCGCCGACAATGCGTCGCGCACTCTGGATGCCGGCGCCGAGCAGCGCGTGGCCTGGGACGCGGCCACGGACACCTTGCAGCTGGGGACCACCACGCCGGAGCAGGCCATCGGCTGGCGCCAGCACCGGCTGGAATTCGTGAACGAGCCGCTGTCGGTGGTGATCGCCAGCGTCAACCGCTACAGCGCCAAGCCGGTGCGGCTGGACGGCGCCGCGGTGGCCGGTCTCGGCTTCACCGGCACGGTGCGTACCGACGAGATCGGCAACTGGCTGCATGCCTTGCCGCAGGTGTTCCCGCTGCAGGTGCAAGAGGGGGAGCACGCGGTGACGCTTTCCGCGAACAAGGTGCCTGCGCAACGGCGTTGA
- a CDS encoding sigma-70 family RNA polymerase sigma factor: protein MNQPQTIADHATPHAASVEALFREHGRALVAFLQCRLGSLADAQEVAQETWVRMLALERPEQVDSPRAFLFRVAANLAVDRQRMRKFRDALPLDEAPEPPPELHLAPVPERHAAASAQWRNLGEALRELPPKTSQAFVLHMIEGLDFETIAQTMKLSARMVRYHVTRALAHCRTRAEGRETP from the coding sequence ATGAACCAGCCGCAAACCATCGCTGACCACGCAACACCGCACGCGGCCAGCGTCGAGGCGCTGTTCCGCGAGCATGGCCGTGCCCTGGTCGCGTTCCTGCAGTGCCGGCTGGGCTCGCTGGCCGATGCGCAGGAAGTGGCGCAAGAAACCTGGGTGCGCATGCTTGCGCTGGAGCGGCCGGAACAGGTCGATTCGCCGCGGGCCTTCCTCTTCCGCGTCGCGGCAAACCTTGCGGTCGATCGGCAGCGCATGCGCAAGTTCCGCGATGCCCTGCCGCTTGACGAGGCGCCCGAGCCGCCGCCGGAACTGCACCTGGCGCCGGTGCCCGAACGCCACGCGGCGGCATCCGCGCAATGGCGCAACCTGGGCGAGGCGCTGCGCGAACTGCCGCCCAAGACCAGCCAGGCTTTCGTGCTGCACATGATCGAAGGGCTCGATTTCGAGACGATCGCGCAAACCATGAAGCTCAGCGCACGCATGGTGCGCTATCACGTTACCCGCGCGTTGGCGCATTGCCGCACACGGGCGGAAGGACGGGAGACACCGTAA
- the gyrA gene encoding DNA gyrase subunit A translates to MAELAKEVIRVNIEDEMRQSYLDYAMSVIVGRALPDVRDGLKPVHRRVLFAMNELGNAWNKPYKKSARVVGDVIGKYHPHGDASVYDAIVRMAQPFSLRYMLVDGQGNFGSVDGDNAAAMRYTEVRMARLTHELLADIDKETVDFGPNYDESEHEPLVLPTRVPNLLVNGSAGIAVGMATNVPPHNLNEVVAATIALIDEPALSVDELMHYIPGPDFPTAGIINGSSGIVEAYRTGRGRILVRAKTEIETESNGRETILVHELPYQVNKARLIEKIAELVKEKKIEGISELRDESDKDGMRVVIEIRKDAMADVVLNNLFQQTQLQVTFGINMVALLDGQPRLLNLKDILEAFIRHRREVVTRRTIFELRKARARAHILEGLTVALANIDEMIELIKTSASPAEARERMLARKWQPGVVGALLAAAGAEASRPEDMDPRDGLKPQGYQLSEVQAQEILAMRLHRLTGLEQEKLSDEYREILETIRGLIEILENPERLLAVIREELETVKNEFGDARRTEIQHSQEDLNVLDLIAPEDMVVTLSHTGYIKRQPASTYRAQRRGGKGRSASALKDEDVVEQLWVVNTHDTLLTFTSTGRVYWLKVYQMPEAGPGARGKPIINLLPLAAGEKVQAVLPVREYAEDRYVFFATRQGTVKKTPLSEFAFQLQKGKIAINLDEGDALVNVELTDGNSDVMLFASNGRAVRFAEGEVRVMGRTATGVRGIRLAEGAQVVSLLVVEHAAEQVGDDDADEAEDTSDESASPSETYVLTATERGYGKRTPLSKYPRKGRGIQGVIGIQCSERNGNLVGAVPLDETHEIMLISDQGTLVRTRAAEIAKVGRITQGVTLIRLPAEESLVSVVRLEAEEDAGDEPAPDAGATPGAGEA, encoded by the coding sequence ATGGCAGAACTCGCCAAAGAAGTCATCCGCGTCAACATCGAAGACGAGATGCGCCAGAGCTATCTCGACTACGCGATGAGCGTGATCGTGGGCCGTGCGCTGCCGGACGTGCGCGATGGCCTGAAGCCGGTGCATCGCCGCGTGTTGTTCGCCATGAACGAGCTTGGCAACGCCTGGAACAAGCCCTACAAGAAGTCGGCCCGCGTGGTCGGCGACGTGATCGGTAAGTACCACCCGCACGGCGACGCGTCGGTGTACGACGCCATCGTGCGCATGGCGCAGCCGTTCTCGCTGCGCTACATGCTGGTCGACGGCCAGGGCAACTTCGGTTCGGTGGACGGCGACAACGCGGCGGCGATGCGTTACACCGAGGTGCGCATGGCGCGCCTCACGCACGAGCTGCTCGCCGACATCGACAAGGAAACCGTCGACTTCGGCCCCAACTACGACGAGAGCGAGCACGAGCCGCTGGTGCTGCCCACGCGCGTGCCTAACCTGCTGGTGAACGGTTCGGCGGGCATCGCGGTGGGCATGGCCACCAACGTGCCGCCGCACAACTTGAACGAGGTCGTCGCCGCGACCATCGCGCTGATCGACGAGCCGGCGCTGTCGGTCGACGAGCTGATGCACTACATCCCCGGCCCGGACTTCCCGACCGCCGGCATCATCAACGGCTCGTCCGGCATCGTCGAGGCCTACCGTACCGGCCGCGGGCGCATCCTGGTGCGCGCCAAGACCGAGATCGAGACCGAGAGCAACGGCCGCGAGACCATCCTCGTCCACGAGCTGCCGTACCAGGTCAACAAGGCGCGGCTGATCGAGAAGATCGCCGAGCTGGTCAAGGAAAAGAAGATCGAGGGCATCAGCGAGCTGCGCGACGAGTCCGACAAGGACGGCATGCGCGTCGTCATCGAAATCCGCAAGGATGCGATGGCCGACGTGGTGCTCAACAACCTGTTCCAGCAGACCCAGCTGCAGGTCACCTTCGGCATCAACATGGTGGCCCTGCTGGACGGCCAGCCGCGCCTGCTCAACCTCAAGGACATCCTCGAGGCCTTCATCCGCCATCGCCGCGAGGTGGTGACCCGCCGCACCATCTTCGAACTGCGCAAGGCCCGCGCCCGCGCGCACATCCTGGAAGGCCTCACCGTCGCGCTCGCCAACATCGACGAGATGATCGAGCTGATCAAGACCTCGGCCTCGCCGGCCGAGGCGCGCGAGCGCATGCTGGCGCGCAAGTGGCAGCCGGGTGTGGTCGGCGCGCTGCTGGCCGCCGCCGGTGCCGAGGCGTCGCGGCCGGAGGACATGGATCCGCGCGACGGCTTGAAGCCGCAGGGTTACCAGCTTTCCGAGGTGCAGGCGCAGGAAATCCTCGCCATGCGCCTGCATCGCCTCACCGGGCTGGAGCAGGAGAAGCTGTCCGACGAATACCGCGAGATCCTGGAAACCATCCGCGGCCTGATCGAGATCCTGGAAAACCCGGAACGCCTGCTTGCGGTGATCCGCGAGGAACTGGAAACGGTCAAGAACGAATTCGGCGACGCGCGACGCACCGAGATCCAGCACTCGCAGGAGGACCTCAACGTCCTCGACCTGATCGCGCCGGAAGACATGGTGGTGACGCTGTCGCACACCGGCTACATCAAGCGCCAGCCGGCCAGCACGTACCGCGCGCAGCGCCGCGGCGGCAAGGGCCGTTCGGCCTCTGCGCTGAAGGACGAGGACGTGGTCGAGCAGCTGTGGGTGGTCAACACCCACGACACCCTGCTCACCTTCACCAGCACCGGCCGCGTGTACTGGCTCAAGGTCTACCAGATGCCGGAAGCGGGCCCGGGCGCGCGCGGCAAGCCCATCATCAACCTGCTGCCGCTGGCCGCGGGCGAGAAGGTGCAGGCCGTGCTGCCGGTGCGCGAGTACGCGGAAGACCGCTACGTGTTCTTCGCCACCCGGCAAGGCACGGTGAAGAAGACGCCGCTCAGCGAGTTCGCCTTCCAGTTGCAGAAGGGCAAGATCGCGATCAACCTCGACGAGGGCGACGCGCTGGTCAACGTGGAGCTAACCGACGGCAACAGCGACGTGATGCTGTTTGCCTCCAACGGGCGCGCCGTGCGTTTCGCCGAGGGCGAGGTGCGCGTGATGGGCCGTACCGCCACCGGCGTGCGCGGCATTCGCCTCGCCGAAGGGGCGCAGGTCGTGTCCCTGCTGGTGGTGGAGCATGCGGCGGAGCAGGTCGGCGACGACGACGCGGACGAGGCCGAGGACACGTCCGACGAATCCGCATCGCCGTCGGAAACCTACGTGCTCACCGCCACCGAGCGCGGCTACGGCAAGCGCACCCCGCTGTCGAAGTACCCGCGCAAGGGCCGCGGCATCCAGGGCGTCATCGGCATCCAGTGCTCCGAGCGCAACGGCAACCTGGTGGGTGCCGTGCCGCTCGACGAGACGCACGAGATCATGCTGATCTCCGACCAGGGCACCCTCGTGCGCACGCGCGCCGCGGAAATCGCCAAGGTCGGCCGCATTACCCAGGGCGTCACCCTGATCCGCTTGCCGGCCGAAGAGTCGCTGGTCAGCGTGGTGCGGCTCGAGGCCGAGGAAGACGCCGGCGACGAGCCGGCGCCCGATGCAGGCGCTACCCCGGGAGCAGGCGAGGCCTGA
- the mtnA gene encoding S-methyl-5-thioribose-1-phosphate isomerase: MDYDRYDRVRAVQWRGDHLRLLDQRLLPQEERWIECRDAAAVTQAIRDLVVRGAPAIGIAAAWGVALAAQQGAALDAALAQLRAARPTAVNLMWALDRMKARIAAGADAQALGREAQAIQDEDLAANRHMGSLGAALIAPGSGVLTHCNTGSLATAGFGTALGVIRAGVAQGRIANVFAGETRPWQQGARLTMYELVRDGIPARLIADSAASHLMKSGAVQWVIVGADRIAANGDTANKIGTYQLAIAAKHHGVKFMVAAPSSTVDMATASGEHIEIELRDPAELLAIGGRRVVVDGAEAWNPVFDVTPASLIDAIVTERGVIERPTEAAMQALFGA; the protein is encoded by the coding sequence ATGGATTACGACCGTTACGACCGCGTCCGCGCCGTGCAATGGCGCGGCGACCACCTCCGCTTGCTCGACCAGCGCCTGCTGCCGCAGGAGGAGCGCTGGATCGAATGCCGCGATGCGGCTGCGGTGACGCAGGCGATCAGGGACCTCGTGGTGCGCGGTGCACCGGCCATCGGTATCGCCGCGGCCTGGGGCGTGGCGCTGGCCGCGCAGCAGGGCGCCGCACTGGACGCTGCATTGGCGCAGTTGCGCGCGGCGCGGCCCACCGCGGTGAACCTGATGTGGGCGCTGGACCGCATGAAGGCGCGCATCGCCGCCGGCGCGGATGCGCAGGCGCTGGGGCGCGAGGCGCAGGCGATCCAGGACGAGGACCTGGCCGCCAATCGCCACATGGGCAGTCTGGGTGCCGCGCTGATCGCGCCGGGATCGGGCGTGCTCACCCATTGCAACACCGGTTCGCTCGCCACTGCGGGCTTCGGCACGGCGCTGGGCGTGATCCGCGCCGGCGTGGCGCAGGGGCGCATCGCGAACGTGTTCGCCGGCGAGACGCGGCCGTGGCAGCAGGGCGCGCGGCTGACCATGTACGAGTTGGTGCGCGACGGCATTCCCGCCAGGCTGATTGCCGATTCGGCCGCATCGCACCTGATGAAGTCGGGCGCGGTGCAATGGGTGATCGTGGGCGCCGACCGCATCGCCGCGAACGGCGACACCGCGAACAAGATCGGCACCTACCAGCTCGCCATCGCGGCGAAGCACCATGGCGTGAAGTTCATGGTGGCCGCGCCGTCTTCCACGGTGGACATGGCCACGGCTTCGGGCGAGCACATCGAGATCGAATTGCGCGATCCGGCGGAGCTGCTTGCCATCGGCGGCCGGCGCGTGGTGGTCGATGGCGCCGAGGCCTGGAACCCGGTGTTCGACGTGACGCCGGCCAGCCTGATCGACGCCATTGTCACCGAACGCGGCGTGATCGAGCGGCCGACCGAGGCGGCGATGCAGGCGCTGTTCGGCGCCTGA
- a CDS encoding class III poly(R)-hydroxyalkanoic acid synthase subunit PhaC produces the protein MDTPLHLDPSRLMQEIATFQRKLSAGMGHLRGMREPGYANTPRELVYAEDKLKLWHMRGDRAPTARTPTLIVYALVNTVWMTDLQADRSLVRNLLAQGEDVYLIDWGYPDGADRWLTLDDYLNGYLDRCVDALRERHGLDAVNLLGICQGGAFSLCYSAMHPDKVKNLVTMVTPVDFQTPDNMLSHWCRAMDADLFVDTLGNVPAGLMNWVYLTLKPVRLNQQKYIGLVDILDKPAELENFLRMERWIFDSPDQAGEAFRQFIKDFYQGNKLVKGGLVIGGREVDLGMVSQPVLNIYAEQDHLVPPDASRALKRRVGTTDYTELAFKGGHIGIYVSGRAQREVPPAIHQWLRARD, from the coding sequence ATGGATACCCCGCTTCATCTCGATCCCTCGCGGCTGATGCAGGAAATCGCCACGTTCCAGCGCAAGCTCAGCGCCGGCATGGGCCACCTGCGCGGCATGCGCGAACCCGGCTACGCCAATACGCCGCGTGAACTGGTGTACGCCGAGGACAAGCTCAAGCTGTGGCACATGCGGGGCGACCGCGCGCCCACCGCGCGCACGCCTACCCTGATCGTCTACGCGCTGGTCAATACGGTGTGGATGACCGACCTGCAGGCCGACCGTTCGCTGGTGCGCAACCTGCTTGCGCAGGGCGAGGACGTCTACCTGATCGACTGGGGCTACCCCGACGGCGCCGACCGCTGGCTGACGCTGGACGACTACCTCAACGGCTATCTCGACCGCTGCGTGGACGCGCTGCGCGAGCGCCACGGCCTCGATGCGGTCAACCTGCTCGGCATCTGCCAGGGCGGTGCGTTCTCGCTGTGCTACAGCGCGATGCACCCGGACAAGGTAAAGAACCTGGTCACCATGGTGACGCCGGTGGATTTCCAGACGCCGGACAACATGCTCTCGCACTGGTGCCGCGCGATGGACGCGGACCTGTTCGTCGACACGCTGGGCAACGTGCCGGCCGGCCTGATGAACTGGGTCTACCTCACGCTGAAGCCGGTGCGCCTGAACCAGCAGAAGTACATCGGTCTGGTGGACATCCTCGACAAGCCGGCGGAGCTGGAGAACTTCCTGCGCATGGAGCGCTGGATCTTCGATTCGCCCGACCAGGCCGGCGAAGCCTTCCGGCAATTCATCAAGGATTTCTACCAGGGCAACAAGCTGGTGAAGGGCGGTCTGGTCATCGGCGGGCGCGAGGTCGATCTCGGCATGGTCAGCCAGCCGGTGCTCAACATCTATGCCGAGCAGGATCACCTGGTGCCGCCCGACGCCTCGCGCGCGCTGAAGCGCCGCGTGGGCACCACCGACTACACCGAACTCGCCTTCAAGGGCGGCCACATCGGCATCTACGTTTCCGGCCGCGCGCAGCGCGAAGTGCCGCCGGCGATCCACCAGTGGCTGCGCGCGCGCGATTGA
- the pnp gene encoding polyribonucleotide nucleotidyltransferase, with protein MAKVTKSFQYGKHQVTLETGEIARQASGAVMVSMGGTVVLVTAVAAAKAKDGQDFFPLTVDYVEKFYSAGRIPGGFFKREGRPTEKETLTSRLIDRPVRPLFPEEFKNEVQVIAQVVSLNPEVDGDIPAMLGASAALSLAGIPFKGPIGAARVGYANGQYLFNPDASELAGSQLDLVVAGTAGAVLMVESEAELLSEDVMLGAVVFGHQQMQVAIEAINAFVAEAGRKPFKWEAPARNDALFAAIESILGDRLVQAFAIRDKLERRDAISALKSDIKAGIAETAASHGWSDLEINNAFAEIEYTTLRSGVLKTKQRIDGRQLDDVRPITARVGVLPRTHGSALFTRGETQALVVVTLGTTRDAQIIDAPAGESKDAFLFHYNFPPFSVGEAGRFGAPKRREIGHGRLAKRGVQAVKPSMEAFPYVLRVVSEITESNGSSSMASVCGSSLAMMDAGVPLKAPVAGIAMGLVKEGNDFVVLSDILGDEDHLGDMDFKVAGSSEGISALQMDIKIDGITEEIMKVALAQAKRGRLHILGEMAKALSTARTEMSEYAPRLITIKIHPDKIREVIGKGGATIRSITEETGATIDINDDGTVIIASVNRDAGEAAKKRIEQIVSDVEPGRIYEGKVAKLMDFGAFVTIMPGKDGLVHVSQISNERVEKVSDKLKEGDIVKVKVLEVDKQGRIRLSMKAVAEGEG; from the coding sequence GTGGCGAAAGTAACCAAGTCATTCCAGTACGGTAAGCACCAAGTCACGCTGGAGACGGGCGAAATCGCCCGCCAGGCGTCCGGTGCGGTGATGGTCAGCATGGGCGGCACCGTGGTGCTGGTCACCGCGGTGGCCGCGGCCAAGGCGAAGGATGGGCAGGACTTCTTCCCGCTCACCGTCGACTACGTCGAGAAGTTCTACTCCGCCGGCCGCATCCCGGGCGGCTTCTTCAAGCGCGAAGGCCGTCCGACCGAGAAGGAGACGCTGACCTCGCGCCTGATCGACCGTCCGGTGCGTCCGCTGTTCCCGGAAGAGTTCAAGAACGAAGTGCAGGTCATCGCGCAGGTCGTCTCGCTGAATCCCGAGGTCGACGGCGACATCCCGGCCATGCTCGGCGCCTCCGCCGCGCTGAGCCTCGCCGGCATCCCGTTCAAGGGCCCGATCGGTGCTGCCCGCGTCGGCTACGCCAACGGCCAGTACCTGTTCAACCCCGACGCTTCCGAACTGGCCGGCTCGCAGCTGGACCTGGTCGTCGCCGGTACCGCCGGTGCGGTGCTGATGGTGGAGTCCGAGGCCGAGCTGCTTTCCGAAGACGTGATGCTCGGCGCGGTGGTGTTCGGCCACCAGCAGATGCAGGTCGCCATCGAGGCGATCAACGCCTTCGTGGCCGAGGCCGGCCGCAAGCCGTTCAAGTGGGAAGCGCCGGCGCGCAACGACGCGCTGTTCGCGGCCATCGAGAGCATCCTGGGTGACCGCCTGGTGCAGGCTTTCGCGATCCGCGACAAGCTGGAGCGCCGCGACGCCATCAGCGCGCTCAAGAGCGACATCAAGGCCGGCATCGCCGAGACCGCCGCCTCGCATGGCTGGTCGGACCTCGAGATCAACAACGCGTTCGCCGAGATCGAGTACACCACCCTGCGCAGCGGCGTGCTGAAGACCAAGCAGCGCATCGACGGTCGCCAGCTCGACGACGTGCGTCCGATCACCGCCCGCGTGGGCGTGCTGCCGCGCACCCATGGCTCGGCCCTGTTCACCCGCGGCGAGACCCAGGCGCTGGTGGTGGTCACACTCGGCACCACCCGCGACGCGCAGATCATCGACGCGCCGGCCGGCGAGTCGAAGGACGCCTTCCTGTTCCACTACAACTTCCCGCCGTTCTCGGTGGGCGAAGCCGGCCGCTTCGGCGCGCCGAAGCGCCGCGAGATCGGCCACGGCCGCCTCGCCAAGCGCGGCGTGCAGGCGGTCAAGCCGTCGATGGAAGCGTTCCCCTACGTGCTGCGCGTGGTGTCGGAAATCACCGAGTCGAACGGTTCCTCCTCGATGGCCTCGGTGTGCGGTTCCTCGCTGGCGATGATGGACGCCGGCGTGCCGCTGAAGGCCCCGGTGGCCGGCATCGCGATGGGTCTGGTGAAGGAAGGCAACGACTTCGTCGTGCTGTCCGACATCCTGGGCGACGAGGATCACCTCGGCGACATGGACTTCAAGGTGGCCGGTTCGTCCGAGGGCATCAGCGCCCTGCAGATGGACATCAAGATCGACGGCATCACCGAGGAGATCATGAAGGTGGCGCTGGCCCAGGCCAAGCGCGGCCGCCTGCACATCCTAGGCGAGATGGCCAAGGCGCTCAGCACCGCGCGCACCGAGATGAGCGAGTACGCGCCGCGCCTGATCACCATCAAGATCCACCCCGACAAGATCCGCGAAGTCATCGGCAAGGGCGGCGCCACCATCCGCTCGATCACCGAGGAGACCGGCGCCACCATCGACATCAACGACGACGGCACCGTGATCATCGCCTCGGTCAACCGCGATGCGGGCGAGGCGGCGAAGAAGCGCATCGAGCAGATCGTCTCCGACGTCGAGCCGGGCCGCATCTACGAGGGCAAGGTCGCCAAGCTGATGGACTTCGGCGCGTTCGTCACCATCATGCCGGGCAAGGACGGCCTGGTGCACGTGTCGCAGATCTCCAACGAGCGCGTCGAGAAGGTCTCCGACAAGCTCAAGGAAGGCGACATCGTCAAGGTCAAGGTGCTGGAAGTCGACAAGCAGGGCCGCATCCGCCTGTCGATGAAGGCGGTGGCCGAGGGCGAGGGCTGA
- the rpsO gene encoding 30S ribosomal protein S15, producing MSLTAEQTGKIIADFGRVPNDTGSTEVQVALLSARIDHLTDHFKSHKQDHHSRRGLLKLVNRRKSLLAYLKDHDLARYQSLIERLGLRR from the coding sequence ATGTCGCTTACCGCAGAACAGACCGGCAAGATCATCGCTGACTTCGGCCGCGTGCCGAACGACACCGGCTCCACCGAAGTGCAGGTGGCGCTGCTGTCCGCTCGCATCGATCACCTCACCGACCACTTCAAGTCGCACAAGCAGGATCACCATTCCCGCCGCGGCCTGCTGAAGCTGGTGAACCGCCGCAAGAGCCTGCTCGCCTACCTCAAGGATCACGACCTGGCCCGCTACCAGAGCCTGATCGAGCGCCTCGGCCTCCGTCGCTAA
- the truB gene encoding tRNA pseudouridine(55) synthase TruB encodes MPRERKLPRIAWRDLHGIVLLDKPAGLSSNEALQAVRRLFRAAKGGHTGALDPMATGLLPLCFGEATKLAGNLLGARKAYRAECRLGITTTTADREGEVLRKRPVPVLDDADVEMALAPLRGRIVQVPPAYSALKQGGERLYLKARRGEVVEAPPREVDVHRLELLSRTADTLVCEVECGSGTYVRSLAVDLGEALGCGAHLTALRRLWVEPFHAPCLVTLDELEQSAGRGDEALLAHLLPVEAGLAGWPRLQLDEAQSQAIARGQPIEVDGASGPHAAFASDGALLALLDLDADGRSRILRGFNLPPP; translated from the coding sequence ATGCCCCGCGAACGCAAGCTCCCCCGCATCGCCTGGCGCGATCTGCATGGCATCGTGTTGCTCGACAAGCCCGCTGGCCTGAGTTCCAACGAAGCCCTGCAGGCGGTGCGTCGCCTGTTCCGTGCCGCCAAGGGCGGGCATACCGGTGCGCTCGATCCCATGGCCACCGGCCTGCTGCCGTTGTGCTTCGGCGAGGCCACCAAGCTGGCTGGCAACTTGTTGGGTGCACGCAAGGCGTATCGGGCCGAATGCCGCCTGGGCATCACCACGACCACGGCCGACCGCGAAGGCGAAGTGCTGCGCAAGCGGCCGGTGCCGGTGCTGGACGATGCCGACGTCGAGATGGCGCTGGCGCCGCTGCGCGGCCGCATCGTGCAGGTGCCGCCGGCCTATTCGGCGCTGAAGCAGGGCGGCGAACGGCTCTATCTCAAGGCGCGCCGGGGCGAGGTCGTGGAAGCGCCGCCGCGCGAGGTCGACGTCCACCGGTTGGAGTTGCTGTCGCGCACGGCGGACACCCTGGTGTGCGAGGTGGAATGCGGCTCGGGCACCTACGTGCGTTCGCTGGCGGTGGATCTGGGCGAGGCGCTGGGCTGCGGCGCCCATCTCACCGCGTTGCGCCGGTTGTGGGTGGAGCCGTTCCACGCGCCATGCCTGGTTACGCTGGACGAGCTGGAGCAGTCGGCCGGGCGGGGCGATGAGGCCTTGCTGGCCCATTTGCTGCCGGTGGAGGCGGGGTTGGCCGGCTGGCCGCGGCTGCAGCTGGACGAGGCGCAGAGCCAGGCCATCGCCCGCGGCCAGCCCATCGAGGTGGACGGGGCCAGCGGGCCGCATGCCGCCTTTGCCAGCGACGGCGCCCTGCTGGCGCTGCTCGATCTGGACGCGGACGGACGCAGCCGGATACTGCGCGGTTTCAACCTGCCGCCGCCGTGA
- the rbfA gene encoding 30S ribosome-binding factor RbfA: MPSRDFKRTDRVGAELRRELGLLVHAAVRDHGLPSCSVSDVEVSRDLDFAAVWVTALLPEQSASAVKALNTLAGEFRRALSRSMRLRRVPELRFKYDDSVDKGERIDALLRDVVPPGDEP, encoded by the coding sequence ATGCCCTCCCGCGACTTCAAACGTACCGACCGCGTAGGCGCCGAACTGCGCCGCGAACTGGGCCTGCTGGTGCATGCCGCGGTGCGCGACCACGGCCTGCCGTCGTGCAGCGTGTCCGACGTGGAGGTGAGCCGCGACCTCGACTTCGCCGCCGTGTGGGTGACCGCGCTGCTGCCCGAACAGTCGGCTTCCGCGGTGAAGGCCCTGAACACGCTGGCCGGCGAGTTCCGCCGCGCGCTGTCGCGCAGCATGCGGCTGCGCCGCGTGCCGGAGCTGCGTTTCAAGTACGACGATTCGGTGGACAAGGGCGAGCGCATCGACGCGCTGCTGCGCGATGTCGTGCCGCCGGGCGACGAGCCGTAA